CGGCGCCGATGACCTGGGTGATCTTACCTGTGTTCTGGCTCATCTGACCTGCTCCTCCTGCGGCCTGTCGGCCATGCATATCTGAGTGATTTATAGCTTGTTCGTCTTAGCCCTTGATGGACTCGGCGCCGGAAATGATCTCCATCAGCTCCTTGGTGATGGCGGCCTGCCGTGCCCGGTTGTACTGCAGGGTCAGCTTGCCGATCATTTCCGAAGCGTTCTTGCTGGCGCTGTCCATGGCGGTCATCCGGGCACCGTGCTCGGCAGCCACCGACTCCAGCATCGCCTTGAAGATCTGCACTTCGATATTTTTGGGCAGGATCTCGTTCATCAATTCCTGCACCGACGGCTCGTAAATGTACTCAACCGGTGTCTCGTCCAAGGTCGGCGTTTCCGCCGCAGGAGGTATCACCGGCAGCAGTTGCTGGAAGGTGATGTCCTGGGACATGACGGTCTTGAAGGCGTTGTACAGGATGATGACCTGGTCGTACTGCCCTTCAAGATAGCCCTCGATCACCTCCTGCCCCAGCAGGGCGGCAGTCTGGTAATTGGGCTTGGAGATCAGGTTGGGATAGTTTTTGGCGACAGTGTGACGGTTCTTGAGGTACTCGTACCCCTTCCGCCCCAAGGTCATCACGGTGATCTGCTCGTAGGTCGCTTTGTGCTCACGGATGAACCGGTCGGCCGACTTGCAGAGGTTGGCGTTGAAGCCGCCGCACAGACCGCGGTCGGAGGTTACGACCAGCAGCAGCAGTTTCTTGGCTTCACGTACTTCCAGCAGCGGATGCTGATCCCCCTCGGCGCAACCGGCAAGGGACTGCAGAACCTCCTCAAGCTTGCGGGCATAGGGACGGGCAGCAATGATGCTTTCCTGCGCCCGGCGCAGCTTGGCCGCCGAAACCATTTTCATGGCCTTGGTGATCTGGCGGGTGTTCTTGACGGAACCGATCCGCTTTTTTATGGCTTTCAGGCTTGGCATGGTTCAGACCGTCCTTGTCCTAAGCGGTAAATTCCTTCTTGAACTGGTCAAGGGCGCTGACCAGCTTGGCCTTGACTCCGTCGTCGATCTGCTTCTTCTCGCGCAGTTCCGGCAGGACGTCGGCGGCACGGCTGTCCATGAATGCCAGCAGCTCCTGCTCGTAGCGCTTCAGGACCGAAACCGGATAGTCATCCACATAGCCGTTGTTGGCGGCAAAGATGATCAGAACCTGCTTCTCGAATGATTGCGGACGGTACTGGGGCTGCTTGAGAATCTCCACCAGGCGCTCGCCACGGGCCAGCTGCATCTGGGTCGCCTTATCCAGGTCGGAACCGAACTGGGCAAAGGCAGCCATTTCGCGATACTGGGCCAAGTTGAGACGCAGGGTACCGGCAACCTGCTTCATCGCCTTGGTCTGGGCGGAACCACCGACCCGGGACACGGAGATACCGACGTTGATGGCCGGACGGACACCGGAGTAGAACAGGTCGGACTCCAGGAAGATCTGACCGTCGGTGATGGAGATGACGTTGGTCGGAATGTAGGCGGACACGTCGCCGGCCTGGGTCTCAATGATCGGCAGTGCGGTCAGGGAGCCGGCACCGACATCGTCGGACAGCTTGGCGGCACGCTCCAGCAAGCGGCTGTGCAGATAGAAAACGTCGCCCGGATAGGCTTCACGTCCCGGCGGACGGCGGAGCAGAAGCGAAAGCTGACGATAGGCAACGGCCTGCTTGGAAAGGTCGTCATAGATGATCAGGGCATGACGGGCGCTGTCGCGGAAGTACTCGCCCATGGTAACGCCGGCGTAGGGAGCGATGAACTGCAGCGGGGCAGATTCGGACGCGGTGGCGGCAACCACGATGGTGTAGTCCATGGCGCCGTTTTCCTGCAGCTTGGAAACCACCTGGGCGACCGTGGAACGCTTCTGGCCGATGGCGACATAGATACAGATGACGTCGCCGCCCTTCTGGTTAATGATGGTATCCATGGCAACGGCGGTCTTGCCGGTCTGACGGTCGCCGATGATCAGCTCCCGCTGGCCGCGCCCGATCGGAACCATGGCGTCGATCGCCTTCAGGCCGGTGGCCATCGGTTCATGAACCGACTTCCGCTTGACGATACCGGGAGCCTTGATCTCAACCTTGCGGTAGTGCTCGGTAACGATCGGACCCTTGCCGTCGATCGGCTCGCCGATGGCGTTCACCACGCGGCCCACCAGGGCCTCGCCCACCGGCACCTCCACAATCCTGCCGGTCCGCTTGACCGAGTCGCCCTCTTTGATCTCGATGTAATCACCGAGAACGGCGGCACCGACGTTGTCCTCTTCAAGGTTCAGCACCATGCCGGAAACGCCGCCGGGAAACTCCAGCAGCTCGCCGGCCATGGCGCCAGCCAGGCCGTGGATACGGGCAATACCGTCACCAATGGAGATAATGGTACCGGTTTCGGAGACTTCAACCTCCTTACCGTACTCTTTGATCTGCTTCCTGATGATCTCGCTGATTTCTTCGGCTCTCAGTTCCATAGAAGCACTTACCCCTTCTGTAGTATATCGTGAATCCGTGTTAATTGAGTCTTGACGCTGCAGTCATAGACGATATCGCCAATCTGGGCCACCACACCGCCAACCAGCGACTGGTCGACCGATACGTGGGGCACAACTTTTTTGCCGGTTTTCTGCTCAAGGGCAACCCTGATGGCCGCCACCTGCTCCTCATCCAGAGCAAAGGCCGTGGTAATCAGCGGGCGAAGCACGCCGGACTGCTCATCGGCCAGCTGTTCATAGGTTCCAACGATCTGGGCCAGACAGGCAATCCGGTTCTTGTCCACCAGCAACAGCAGAAAATTGGAAACCAGCTCGCAACACCCCAGCCGGGAAACCAGCTCCTTTACAACCTGCTTCTTCTGCTCGGCGGTAAAGGCCGGATTACCCAGCACAGCAGCAAGTTCAGCCGAACCGGCGATCAGTTCATTGACCACCTTCAGCTCACGGCTGAACTGTTCGACCAAACCATTCTCAGAGCCAAGCTGGACGAGCGCCTTGGCATAGCGTCTGGCAATTGCGTTCGAGATCACAGTTGTCCCACCTTCCCGAGATAATCCTGTACAAAGCGGTCATGATCAGCCTTCTGCACGGCACCGGACAACCTGCCAGCAGCCAGCTCAACCGCAAGCTGGGCAGCCTCGGCCCGCAGCGCAGCACGGGCCTTTACCACTTCCTGCTCAGCCGACTGGGCAGCCTGAGCAGCAATCTTGGCAGCAGCCTCACGCGCCTCGGCAACGATCCGCTGCTTTTCAGCCTCGGCATCCTGCAACATGGCGGCACGCAGCTGCTCAATTTCCTGATTGGCCTTATCGAGCTTACCAGTGTACTCCACCAGCTTGGCCTCCGCGGCATCACGCGCGGCACGCGCCTCCCGGAGATTCTTCTCGATTGCAGCCTGGCGCTCCGCCAGCGACCCCTTCAGGTTGGCCTTCTTCAGCGCCCAGACCACGATTCCCACCAGGATGACAAAGTTTACCACCCGCCAGATGAAGTCCTTGATCAGGGCCCCGGAATCGGCATGATGATCTCCGCCACCGGCGGCAAAGGCAACCGAAGCGAGCAGGAGCGGCGACAGGGCGACCAGCGCGGCGCAGAACTTCTGGATACGGCGACCATTCAGCATCAGCATGGGCTTACAGACTCCTCCCCAGAATTTTCTCGCAGATTTCGCCGGAAAGCGCATCCACCTGCTTGCGCAGCAGCTGCCGCGCCTCGTCGGACTCACGGGCAACCTTTTCACGAATGACATCAAGCGCGGTCGCAGCTTCCTTGCGCGCCTTTTCGATCAGCGAGGTCTCTTCGGCCTGCGCCTCCTTGACCAGCTCGGCTCGCCGTGCGGCAACCTCGGCCTTTGCGGCACGCAGGGCGGCCTCATACTGCTCGACCTTTTCCTGCACAAGCCGGTCAACCGACACGGCCCGCTCACGAGCCGACTCGATTTCCAGACGACGCTTTTCCAGCACGGCCCTGAGCGGCTTGTACAGCAACACATTCAGCACCAGCACCAGAATTCCAAAATTTATGATCTGAATAAAAAATGCGAGATCGAGATTGATCACGGCCTACCCCTTGTACTGCAGCCTGTTTGTATACTGTATCCCACAAAAAAGTGCCTGAAATTCACAGGCGTAAAACGCTGTGTAGCTACCACAAACGTATACGGACTGTCAACGAAAAAGTGTCAGCGCTGCAACAGGTCTACCACGCGAGTAAGGTCGTCGGCGGTGGCAAAATGGATCTCCAGCACACCTTTGCCACTGCCGCTGCGACGAATGGCGATCCGGGTTTGAAACTGCCGCTGCAGCTGCTCTTCAAGGGCCGTCATCAGCAGATCGGGCTGTCGTGCCGGCTTCGCGGGCGTGGTACGGCGCTGCTGCTTGAGACGGTTCACCAGCTCCTCGGTGGCTCGCACGCTCAACTGACGCTGCAGAATGTCGTGCCGCACCTTCTGGATCAATTCCTCACTGTCCAGCCCGAGCAGTGCCCGGGCATGCCCCATGCTGAGTCGCTCCTCGACGACATCTTGCTGGATCTGGACCGGCAGCTTCAATAACCGCAGAGCGTTGGTGACCGTGGTGCGGTTCTTGCCCACCCGCCGAGCCACTTCGTCCTGCGAGATACCGAACTGATCCACCAGTGAGCGGTAGGCCTGGGCTTCCTCGATGGCGTTGAGGTCCTCCCGCTGGATATTTTCGATCAGAGCCAGCTCCATGACCGTATCGTCGCTGGCCTCGCGGATCACCACCGGCACCTCGCGCAGCCCCGCCTTCTGGGAGGCCCGCCAGCGCCGTTCACCGGCAATGATCTCGTACTCGCCCCCCTTCTGTGTCACCACCAGCGGCTGAATAATTCCCTTTTCGCGAATGGAGGCCGCCAGCTCCTCCAGCTTTTCCGGGTCAAACTGCTTGCGGGGCTGATTGCGGTTGGGACGGATCAGTTCAATGGGACAAAGGAAATACTGCTTGTCGCCGCCGGCTTCAATCACCGGCAGCAACGCCGCCATCCCCTTGCCAAGGCCGGACTTCTTAAGCATGCTCTCCTCCCCGCCGGATCAGCTCCCGGGCCAACTGCAGATAGGATGCGGCACCGCGGGATGCAATATCGTAATAGATCACCGGCTTGCCATGACTCGGTGCTTCGGACAATCGAACGTTGCGCGGAATAACCGTTTCAAACACTTCGGCGGGGAAGTGGGCCCTGACTTCGTCCTCAACTTCCTTGGAAAGCCGGTTGCGGGCATCGAACATGGTGAGCAGGATACCCTCGATCTTCAGCAGTGGGTTCAGCCCGCGCTGCACCAGACGGATGGTCTGCAGTATCTGGGAAAGCCCTTCCATGGCGTAAAATTCGCACTGCAGGGGGATCAGGATACCGGCCGCCGCGGTCATGGCGTTGATGGTCAGCAGATTCAGCGAAGGAGGGCAGTCGATCAGCACGTACCGATAGCGGGCAAGCACGGGGGCAAGGGCGTACTTCAGGCGCTGCTCGCGGCCGCTTTCGGTGGCCAGTTCCAGCTCGGCACCGGCTAGGTCGGCCGTTGCCGGCAGCACGTGCAGAAAACGATGACCACTGTCCACAACCAGGGAGTCGGCGGAAACGTCGTTGATCAGCAGATCGTAGACCGACTGACGCAACCGGGTTTTGTCCACTCCCACGCCACTGGAGGCGTTTCCTTGCGGATCCATGTCAACGAGCAGGGTCGGGCATTCGGCAGCAGCCAATGCCGCAGCCAGATTAACGGCCGTGGTGGTTTTACCCACCCCCCCCTTCTGGTTGGCTATGCAGATGATTTTTGACATAAGGTGTTGTCAGACCTGTGGAATTCCAAAACGGAGCGTACCAGGACGCGGCAAGGTCGGAACGGTAGCATAAAGCAGGGGCCCTGCAAAGCACTTTTTAGGAACCGGCCGCGGCACTCCAGCATCGTCCGCAGCGCTCACGATACGCCTCGTCCGGCGGCGCCGCGAGCCGCAGGAGCGTGCCATCGCGCCGGCGCCACGAAAGCTCGGCACAGTGGAGCATCAGCCTGTTGCAGGGCGTACCGCCGTAGGTGGCATCTCCCACGATCGGCAGACCGTCGGCAGCGAGATGCACTCGAATCTGATGGGTACGGCCGGTATGCGGCAGCGCCTCGACCAGCGCAGTGCCCTCTTCGGTTGCCAGCAGCCGGAATTCGGTCCGGGCAGGCCGCCCCCCCGGCACGATCCCCCAGCGGGCGCTGGCCACCTTGCCGATGGGCCCCTCGGCTTGCCAGCACTCGGCGGGTGGGGCACCGGCAATCAGCGCCAGATACCGCTTGCCCATCTCGCCGCGCCTGAACAGCTCCGACAGCCAGGCAGCCTCCTGGCGGTGCTTGGGAAACAGCATCAGTCCAGAGGTGCCGCGATCCAGACGATGGACGATCCGCACCGGCTCACGGACACCCTGCCGGGCGAACTCCTCGGCCACCCAGTATTCAAGCGTACCTTTCAGCTGGTACGGCGTCCGCTGACTGGCTACCCCCGGCGGCTTGTTCACTGCCAGCAGATGCTTGTCCTGGTAGATGATCGCTTCGGGAGACAGCTCCAGCTCCTGGAAACGTCCCGGCTCCATCACCCCCACGGTCAGCAGATCGCCGCTTCTGACGCTGCGGGAGGCCACCCGCACCATGGCTCCGTTGAGTACGCAGCCCCCCCGGTCGATGATTCGGCGGGCCTCCCCTTTGCTGATGGCCGCCAGGAGCGCCAACACTTCATCCAGTCGGCGTCCTGCCTGCTCGTCCGTTGTCCGCAGCTCAATAATCATCGTTTGTATGTAGCACGACCGCCGCCTGCGTGGCAAACAAAGCTGTTGCCGGTTTGCGCCGCCATCTGCTAGGTTTCGGACATGTCCCGTTCGTCCCATAGCCTGCGCGGTCCCGTTGCCTTGAGCCACCTGTTGCTGCGCACCCTCGTCCCGCCCGCCGGCCGGGTCGTGGATGCAACCTGCGGCAACGGCAAGGATACGCTGCTGCTCGCCGAGTTGGTGGGGCCCCATGGCCATGTCTTTGCCTTCGACATCCAGCCGGCTGCCTGCGAACGGACCATGACGCGACTGCGGGAAGCAGAGCTGCACGAGCGCGTCACTGTCCACACTATCGGCCACGAGCGGATGGGCACCGTCGTGTCTGCACCGCTGGCGGCCGTTGTTTTCAACTTGGGCTGGCTGCCCGGCGGAGATCGAGCGGTGACCACCCGCCCCGAAACCACCTGTGCCGCTCTGGAGGCCAGTCTGAACCTGCTGCAGCCCGGTGGCTGCCTGCTGATCACCTGCTACCCCGGCCATGAAGGAGGCGACCGGGAAACTGCCGCCGTCTGCGCCTGGGCGGCAGCACTCTGCGCCGGGCGGTGGCATGTCTGGCGGATGGGCCAGATGAACGTTTCCGCAGCGGCTCCCTTCTGCGTCCTGATCCAACAAGGAAGGAGCGCCGATGTACCGTAATCTTCTCCCCTTCTTCATCGTGCTGCCTGCGGCGCTCTACAGCCTCCTCTCCCTCTGGTGCGGCTGGCGCTTCTTCCGCGGCCGTGCCGCCGGGGAGACGGATACCGAGAGGGCCGTCCAGCCGCCGGTTACGATCCTGAAGCCGGTCAAGGGGATGGACGAGGGCAGCTACGACAACTTTGCCTCCTTCTGCCGGCAGCACTATGGCGGGGCCGTGCAACTGCTCTTTGCCGTGGCCGCGGCGGACGACCCCGCGATTGCGGTGATCCATCGACTGCAACAGGACTTTCCGGACCGGGAAATCACCCTCACCGTCGACCCGACCATCCACGGCCCCAACCTGAAGATTTCCAACCTGATGAACGCCTTCCCCCGGGCTCGCCACGACCTGTTGATCATCTGCGACAGCGATATCCGGGTCGAGCCGACCTTTCTGACCTCGGTCACCGGCCATTTCCGCAATCCCCGGGTCGGCCTGGTCACGTCCCCCTACCGCACCCGTCACGTGCATGGCGCGGCAACCGTCCTCGAGTCCCTGGGATTCAGCACCGAGATGCTCCCCAACGTGACCGTGGCGCGCCAACTGGAAGGGCTTTCCTTTGCACTGGGTGCCGCCATGACCTTCCGGCGGGAGGCGCTGGAAACCATCGGGGGCCTGCCGGCACTGGTGAACTACCTGGCCGACGACTACCAACTGGGCAACAAGATTCGCCGTGCCGGCTGGGAGCTGGTCCTCGACCGCCAGTTCGTCGAAAGCATGATCCGCAGCGAATCCCTGGGCTCCATCCTTTCCCGGCAACTGCGCTGGGCCCGCACCATGCGGGTCAGCCGGCCGGGAGGGTACCTGGCCTCCGGCATCACGCTTCCCGGCCTGGCAGTGGTTGCCGCTCTGGCGGCCGCCCCCCCTCTCACCTCCCTGTCGGCACTCCTGCTGCTTTATGCAATCCGGCTGACCGTCGCCACTGTTTTCAGCCGCAGCCTGGTGCAGGATCGCCTGCTACCGGCCTGGTGCTGGCTGCTGCCGCTCCGCGACCTGCTGGCCACGGCAACCTGGCTGGGCTCCTTCCTCGGCAACCGGGTGCAGTGGCGTGGTCATCACTTCCGCATCTTGCCCGGCGGCAGGCTGGAAACCATCAAACAATAGTTTGGCATTAACGCTTTACAGCTCATCCGCGCGGGATTATAGTATTTAGTCCATTATTTTCGGAGCCACGAAACGTGACGGGTTACTATCTACGCATACTGGGCCGTACCGGCTTGGCCGGCCTGACATCTCTGGGCCGCATGGGCAGCTTTCTCGGCGCTGCCACCTACTCGCTGGTGCGCCACCCCGGCCGGCCGGTGCATGTCCTGAAGCAGATCCGTTTCATCGGGGCAAAATCGCTGTTCGTGATCGTGCTGACCGCCGCCTTCACCGGCATGGTGCTGGGCCTGCAGGGCTACTACACCCTGGCGAAATTCGGCTCGGAAGGGCTGCTGGGGGCTGCCGTTTCCCTCTCGCTGATTCGCGAGTTGGGCCCCGTGTTGACGGCCCTGATGGTGACCGGACGCGCAGGCTCCGCCATTACCGCCGAAATTGGCATCATGCGGATCAGTGAGCAGATTGATGCCCTGGAAACCATGGCGCTTGACCCGTTCAAGTATTTGATTTCGCCCAAATTCATCGCCGCCATGCTCTCGCTGCCGCTGCTCTGCGCCATCTTCGACCTGGTGGGCATTTACGGCGGCTGGCTGGTGGGCGTCAAGTTGCTGGGCGTCAATCCCGGCGCCTATTTTACGGAAATGTACCGCGCCGTCGAGTGGAAGGATGTCTACTCCGGCTTCATCAAGTCGTTCTGCTTCGGCATCATCATCGCCTGGGTCGGCTGCTACAAGGGCTACTACGCCGGCCGCGGCGCGGAAGGGGTCTCCCGCGCCACCACCGAGGCCGTCGTGCTTACCTCGGTTCTGGTACTGGTCTGGGACTACTTTCTCACCTCGGTGCTGCTATGATCCGCCTGGTTGACGTTCACAAATCCTTTGGTTCCCAGCAGGTCCTGCAGGGACTCACCCTGACCGTTCCCCGGGGAGCGATCACCGCCATCATCGGCCCCAGCGGCGAGGGGAAAAGCGTTACGCTCAAGCAGATGATCGGCTTGCAGCAGCCGGATCGCGGCGATGTACAGATCGAGGGACGCAGCATCATCGGCCTGCAGCGCGCGGAGCTGAATACGGTCCGCGAAAAATTCGCCATGGTCTTTCAGAACTCGGCCCTCTTCGACTCCATGACTGTTTACGAAAACGTGGCCTTTCCTCTGGAGGAAAAAACCAACCTGTCGAAAGACGTCATTGCCGAACGGGTCAGGAATGCCCTTCTGGATGTCGGCCTGCGCAACGTGGACCACAAATATCCCGATGAGTTGTCCGGCGGCATGAAAAAACGGGTGGGCCTGGCCCGCGCCCTGCTGCTCAACCCGGAGATCGTACTGTTCGACGAACCGACCACCGGCCTTGACCCGGTGATTCGCCGGGCGATCCACCAGCTCATCCAGGAGACCCAGGCAAAATTCGGCTTTACCGCCGTGCTGGTCTCCCACGACATTCCGGACATTTTCGAGGTGGCCCACTACGTGGCCATGCTCTACCGGGGCACCATCCTGCAGTTCGGTACCCCCGACGAAATCAGGGCATCGGACAACCCGGTGGTCCGTCAGTTCATCAGCGGCAGCCTTGACGGCCCCATCAATATTGGAGTGGCATAACCATGAACACGACGAAACTCGAACTTACCGTCGGTCTTTTCATGCTGGTCGGCATCCTCTGCCTGGTCTATATTTCGGTCAAGCTGGGCAAGATGGAACTGATCGGGGGGAACTATTACCGGGTGGTGGCCCAATTCGACTCCGCCTCGGGGCTGAAGAACGGTGCCCGGGTCGAGGTTGCCGGCGTCGAAGTGGGCAGCGTGGCCAACATAGCCCTTGACCGCGAAACCGGCGACCGCGCCGAAGTGACCCTCAAAATCAGGGACGGCGTCAAACTGGGCGACGACGTCATCGCCTCGGTGCGCACCAGCGGCATCATCGGCGACAAATTCATCAAGCTCAAGCCGGGCGGGTCCGACCGCCTGCTCAAGGATGGCAGCAAGATCCGCGAGACCGAATCGGCCATCGATATCGAGGAACTGGTCAGCAAGTTTATTCACGGCAAGGTTGATTAGGAGGCAAAGCGATGAACGGACGCATCCGCCCGCTGGCACTCGCACTGGCATGTACCGCCTGCATACTGACCGCCGTCGGCACGGCAGGGGCCGGCAGCCCGTCGCAAGCCACGCTGGTGCTCGACCTGAACGAATGTATCCGCACCGCCCTGCAGGCCGCCCCCGAACTGGGAGAGGCGGAAGCGGACATCCGCCTTACCAGCAGCAAGCTGAAGGAAGCCCAATCCTACCGCTACCCCCAGATCGAGGTACTGTCGCTGTTCGGCCCCGCCCCTTCGGCACGGCGCAGTGATATCGAACCGACCGTCAAGACCGACATCGCCTTCAGCGTCAAGAACCTGACCTGGTTCACCAGCGCCGACTTGCTGGTCACCCAGCCCCTGTGGACCTTCGGCAAGATCAGCGAAAACATGAAGGCCGCCACCCACGGCATTGAAGTGGACAAGGCCAAGAAACAGCAGAAGGCCAACGAAGTGACCCTTGAGGTCAAGAAGTACTACTATGGCGTGCTGCTGGCCCGTGAACTGCAGAACGTTCTCTCCGAGCTGCAGCAGTACATGAGGCAGGGCAAGGAGAAGATACAGCAGCTGATCGATAATGAGAGCCCCGCCGGCGACGAGATGGACCTTTTCAAAATCGACGCTTATTCCGGCGAGATCAATAACTACATGGAGGCGGCACTGAAAGGCGAGCGCCTCGCCCTGGCGGCGCTCAAGGCGCGACTGGGACTGAACGGCACGTTGGACGTCACCGTTGCCGACACCCAGCTGCTGATGGAATCGCGGACCATCCCCGATCTCACGGGTTCCGTCGAACAGGCACGCCTGCAGCGCCCCGAGTTCAAACAGCTCTCCGAAGGCCTCCGGGCACGGACCGCCCTGGTGGATGCCGCCAAAGCCAA
The window above is part of the Trichlorobacter ammonificans genome. Proteins encoded here:
- the atpG gene encoding ATP synthase F1 subunit gamma encodes the protein MPSLKAIKKRIGSVKNTRQITKAMKMVSAAKLRRAQESIIAARPYARKLEEVLQSLAGCAEGDQHPLLEVREAKKLLLLVVTSDRGLCGGFNANLCKSADRFIREHKATYEQITVMTLGRKGYEYLKNRHTVAKNYPNLISKPNYQTAALLGQEVIEGYLEGQYDQVIILYNAFKTVMSQDITFQQLLPVIPPAAETPTLDETPVEYIYEPSVQELMNEILPKNIEVQIFKAMLESVAAEHGARMTAMDSASKNASEMIGKLTLQYNRARQAAITKELMEIISGAESIKG
- the atpA gene encoding F0F1 ATP synthase subunit alpha, with the translated sequence MELRAEEISEIIRKQIKEYGKEVEVSETGTIISIGDGIARIHGLAGAMAGELLEFPGGVSGMVLNLEEDNVGAAVLGDYIEIKEGDSVKRTGRIVEVPVGEALVGRVVNAIGEPIDGKGPIVTEHYRKVEIKAPGIVKRKSVHEPMATGLKAIDAMVPIGRGQRELIIGDRQTGKTAVAMDTIINQKGGDVICIYVAIGQKRSTVAQVVSKLQENGAMDYTIVVAATASESAPLQFIAPYAGVTMGEYFRDSARHALIIYDDLSKQAVAYRQLSLLLRRPPGREAYPGDVFYLHSRLLERAAKLSDDVGAGSLTALPIIETQAGDVSAYIPTNVISITDGQIFLESDLFYSGVRPAINVGISVSRVGGSAQTKAMKQVAGTLRLNLAQYREMAAFAQFGSDLDKATQMQLARGERLVEILKQPQYRPQSFEKQVLIIFAANNGYVDDYPVSVLKRYEQELLAFMDSRAADVLPELREKKQIDDGVKAKLVSALDQFKKEFTA
- the atpH gene encoding ATP synthase F1 subunit delta gives rise to the protein MISNAIARRYAKALVQLGSENGLVEQFSRELKVVNELIAGSAELAAVLGNPAFTAEQKKQVVKELVSRLGCCELVSNFLLLLVDKNRIACLAQIVGTYEQLADEQSGVLRPLITTAFALDEEQVAAIRVALEQKTGKKVVPHVSVDQSLVGGVVAQIGDIVYDCSVKTQLTRIHDILQKG
- a CDS encoding F0F1 ATP synthase subunit B family protein, which gives rise to MLMLNGRRIQKFCAALVALSPLLLASVAFAAGGGDHHADSGALIKDFIWRVVNFVILVGIVVWALKKANLKGSLAERQAAIEKNLREARAARDAAEAKLVEYTGKLDKANQEIEQLRAAMLQDAEAEKQRIVAEAREAAAKIAAQAAQSAEQEVVKARAALRAEAAQLAVELAAGRLSGAVQKADHDRFVQDYLGKVGQL
- a CDS encoding ATP synthase F0 subunit B — encoded protein: MINLDLAFFIQIINFGILVLVLNVLLYKPLRAVLEKRRLEIESARERAVSVDRLVQEKVEQYEAALRAAKAEVAARRAELVKEAQAEETSLIEKARKEAATALDVIREKVARESDEARQLLRKQVDALSGEICEKILGRSL
- a CDS encoding ParB/RepB/Spo0J family partition protein, producing the protein MLKKSGLGKGMAALLPVIEAGGDKQYFLCPIELIRPNRNQPRKQFDPEKLEELAASIREKGIIQPLVVTQKGGEYEIIAGERRWRASQKAGLREVPVVIREASDDTVMELALIENIQREDLNAIEEAQAYRSLVDQFGISQDEVARRVGKNRTTVTNALRLLKLPVQIQQDVVEERLSMGHARALLGLDSEELIQKVRHDILQRQLSVRATEELVNRLKQQRRTTPAKPARQPDLLMTALEEQLQRQFQTRIAIRRSGSGKGVLEIHFATADDLTRVVDLLQR
- a CDS encoding ParA family protein; amino-acid sequence: MSKIICIANQKGGVGKTTTAVNLAAALAAAECPTLLVDMDPQGNASSGVGVDKTRLRQSVYDLLINDVSADSLVVDSGHRFLHVLPATADLAGAELELATESGREQRLKYALAPVLARYRYVLIDCPPSLNLLTINAMTAAAGILIPLQCEFYAMEGLSQILQTIRLVQRGLNPLLKIEGILLTMFDARNRLSKEVEDEVRAHFPAEVFETVIPRNVRLSEAPSHGKPVIYYDIASRGAASYLQLARELIRRGGEHA
- a CDS encoding RluA family pseudouridine synthase yields the protein MIIELRTTDEQAGRRLDEVLALLAAISKGEARRIIDRGGCVLNGAMVRVASRSVRSGDLLTVGVMEPGRFQELELSPEAIIYQDKHLLAVNKPPGVASQRTPYQLKGTLEYWVAEEFARQGVREPVRIVHRLDRGTSGLMLFPKHRQEAAWLSELFRRGEMGKRYLALIAGAPPAECWQAEGPIGKVASARWGIVPGGRPARTEFRLLATEEGTALVEALPHTGRTHQIRVHLAADGLPIVGDATYGGTPCNRLMLHCAELSWRRRDGTLLRLAAPPDEAYRERCGRCWSAAAGS
- a CDS encoding class I SAM-dependent methyltransferase; amino-acid sequence: MSRSSHSLRGPVALSHLLLRTLVPPAGRVVDATCGNGKDTLLLAELVGPHGHVFAFDIQPAACERTMTRLREAELHERVTVHTIGHERMGTVVSAPLAAVVFNLGWLPGGDRAVTTRPETTCAALEASLNLLQPGGCLLITCYPGHEGGDRETAAVCAWAAALCAGRWHVWRMGQMNVSAAAPFCVLIQQGRSADVP
- the hpnI gene encoding bacteriohopanetetrol glucosamine biosynthesis glycosyltransferase HpnI; the encoded protein is MYRNLLPFFIVLPAALYSLLSLWCGWRFFRGRAAGETDTERAVQPPVTILKPVKGMDEGSYDNFASFCRQHYGGAVQLLFAVAAADDPAIAVIHRLQQDFPDREITLTVDPTIHGPNLKISNLMNAFPRARHDLLIICDSDIRVEPTFLTSVTGHFRNPRVGLVTSPYRTRHVHGAATVLESLGFSTEMLPNVTVARQLEGLSFALGAAMTFRREALETIGGLPALVNYLADDYQLGNKIRRAGWELVLDRQFVESMIRSESLGSILSRQLRWARTMRVSRPGGYLASGITLPGLAVVAALAAAPPLTSLSALLLLYAIRLTVATVFSRSLVQDRLLPAWCWLLPLRDLLATATWLGSFLGNRVQWRGHHFRILPGGRLETIKQ
- a CDS encoding MlaE family ABC transporter permease; translation: MTGYYLRILGRTGLAGLTSLGRMGSFLGAATYSLVRHPGRPVHVLKQIRFIGAKSLFVIVLTAAFTGMVLGLQGYYTLAKFGSEGLLGAAVSLSLIRELGPVLTALMVTGRAGSAITAEIGIMRISEQIDALETMALDPFKYLISPKFIAAMLSLPLLCAIFDLVGIYGGWLVGVKLLGVNPGAYFTEMYRAVEWKDVYSGFIKSFCFGIIIAWVGCYKGYYAGRGAEGVSRATTEAVVLTSVLVLVWDYFLTSVLL
- a CDS encoding ABC transporter ATP-binding protein; translated protein: MIRLVDVHKSFGSQQVLQGLTLTVPRGAITAIIGPSGEGKSVTLKQMIGLQQPDRGDVQIEGRSIIGLQRAELNTVREKFAMVFQNSALFDSMTVYENVAFPLEEKTNLSKDVIAERVRNALLDVGLRNVDHKYPDELSGGMKKRVGLARALLLNPEIVLFDEPTTGLDPVIRRAIHQLIQETQAKFGFTAVLVSHDIPDIFEVAHYVAMLYRGTILQFGTPDEIRASDNPVVRQFISGSLDGPINIGVA
- the mlaD gene encoding outer membrane lipid asymmetry maintenance protein MlaD, with the translated sequence MNTTKLELTVGLFMLVGILCLVYISVKLGKMELIGGNYYRVVAQFDSASGLKNGARVEVAGVEVGSVANIALDRETGDRAEVTLKIRDGVKLGDDVIASVRTSGIIGDKFIKLKPGGSDRLLKDGSKIRETESAIDIEELVSKFIHGKVD